GCGCCCGCTGCCGGCCCAAGCACTCCAGATACAGCGGCTGCGTGGCAGCGCCAATGGCATGCCGCGCGATCGCCGTGCCGATGCCGCGCCGGCGCCAGCCTGGGGCAACGACGACGCTGCCCAGCTCTTGCGCCTCGGCAAAGCGACGCAGTTGCCCGCATCCCACCAGCTGGCCTTTGCAGTCCACGACCCAAAACTGCTGCCAGCGCAGCTGGGTGGGATCGAGCTTGGCTTGCCAGACCAAGCGGCGGATGGCTGGCAGGTCCCGGGCGGTTGCCGCTCGGAGCGCGCAGCCCGCCGGCAGCTCGGTCTCAGGCATGGCAGCCAACGCCAGTCAGCGTTCCCCAGCGACTCGGTAGGTAACCTTAGCACTGCTCAGCCCGGACTCAGCGCCGCCTGCTTGAATGGAGCCAGTTCCCTCGTGCCAGAGTGGAGGACAGACCTGGAGGAACGACTATGGTCCAAACGCCCGTACGAGCCGGCATTACCCCCTTCCGCGACAAGATCGGCGGATCGCTGAGCAAGCACCCCAT
The window above is part of the Cyanobacteria bacterium QS_8_64_29 genome. Proteins encoded here:
- a CDS encoding GNAT family N-acetyltransferase, which produces MPETELPAGCALRAATARDLPAIRRLVWQAKLDPTQLRWQQFWVVDCKGQLVGCGQLRRFAEAQELGSVVVAPGWRRRGIGTAIARHAIGAATQPLYLECLGRQRAQFFGRLGFEAVAWRDLPRSLRRKFAPAALARTVLRLPVAVMQYRGTATAA